In Ferroplasma sp., a single window of DNA contains:
- the lipB gene encoding lipoyl(octanoyl) transferase LipB — MEQDFNKCSMIYDLGIVDYLKALDLQKKIHDKVNKEESGDAFIFLQHPDVYTAGSHFRGDTGGAIKINRGGYLTYHGPGQLVVYYIINLKRSNLDALKLIRLIQDSVIELLGYYGISGRAELKEKTGVWVGDKKICSIGLGIDKFSTMHGMGLNISTDLKKFNIINPCNFSPEIMTSMDALQNKSYSFNDVKEKFIEITLRKFKITDYKTYRNIT; from the coding sequence ATGGAACAGGATTTCAATAAATGCAGTATGATATACGACCTTGGAATCGTTGATTATTTAAAGGCACTTGATCTCCAGAAAAAAATTCATGATAAAGTAAATAAAGAGGAATCAGGAGATGCGTTCATTTTTCTTCAGCATCCAGATGTTTACACAGCAGGGTCCCATTTCAGGGGTGATACTGGAGGTGCAATAAAAATTAACCGTGGAGGTTATTTGACGTATCACGGGCCAGGTCAGCTTGTGGTGTATTACATTATAAATTTAAAGAGATCAAATCTCGATGCCCTGAAGCTGATAAGATTAATTCAGGACTCGGTCATTGAACTGCTGGGATATTACGGCATCAGCGGAAGGGCGGAGCTTAAAGAAAAAACCGGTGTATGGGTTGGGGATAAAAAGATTTGCTCTATAGGGCTGGGCATTGATAAATTCTCAACAATGCACGGCATGGGGCTCAATATATCCACAGACCTTAAAAAATTCAATATAATAAATCCATGCAATTTTTCGCCTGAAATAATGACATCCATGGATGCACTCCAGAATAAATCATATAGTTTTAATGATGTAAAGGAGAAATTTATTGAAATAACCCTGAGGAAATTCAAAATCACAGATTATAAAACATACCGTAATATTACGTAA